In the Colletotrichum lupini chromosome 4, complete sequence genome, GGCAATGTACATGCTCTGAAGAGGAGTCCAGCCGAAGCTGAAGACGATGCCGAAGATGTAGATGAAGGCGATGGTTGTGTTGGCAGCAGCAACGTTGTTAGCATCGTCTGTTGCCAATTTGGAAGTTCCCGTGATGATTGCGAAGCAGAACGAGCAGAAGATGATGGAGTAAATCAGGAGGGGTCGGCGACCGACAACATCCGTCATACGAGCTCCGACGAGAGATGCGAAGAAGCACAGAATCGGGTTGATCGCATTCAATGCCAAGACACGCTTCTCGTCTGTAATGCCGGCGTTCTTCAGTACAACGGTCTAGAATGATGTTAGTCATTTCCAAGTAATGGAAAGAGAGGGAGAACGAAATTACCAAGTAGTAAGAACTCAAGCTGTTACCACTGATCTGGCCAAAGAAGGCCATGCCCAACACGCAGATGAGGCGGCGACGGGCGGAGTGGGTGCTCCAGAGCTCACTGTAATCATACCAAGACTTATCCGATGCATCTGTGCTGATTTGAGATACCATCTCCTTCAGCTGGAGCTGGACAATAGGGTGATCGATAGAGCCCTCGCCATGGTACTTGGCAAGGACTTTCGCGGCTTCTTCGTGTTTGTCGTTCGCCATGAGCCATCGCGGAGATTCGGGGATGAAGAAGACGCCAACGCAAACGATACCAGAGGTAACCCTGCAAAGAAATGTGTTAGTGCCTGGAGAAGGATTACACGAAGAATTATCTTTTTGTTGAAGAGACTCACATCTGAAGCCAAATGGGCAGGCGCCAAGCACTGGTGCCCTCACCGCCATCGATGTAGGCGCACCCATAGATGACCCAGGAAGCTATGATTGAGCCTGTATGTAGTCATTAGACCTGGAGTAAGAGAATGTGCAAGCGACCAAGATAGACATACCTATGTACCAAGTGCAGTTGTAGATACCAGTGATAGTTCCTCGCCATGCCGGGTGTGCCATCTCAGAGACCTCAACAGATGACATGTTAGTTGACATGCACGACTAAGACAGACGCGATCCATCAGACTTACATAGGTCGGAGCAGAAACGCAGCAGAAACTGACACCAAATCCGAGAACGAATCGTCCAGCAAGGAATTGGCCAGAGCTGAGAACCATTAGCAACCGGTATGCGACCATAGAAGTAAAGGTATTCGTACGTTTTGGTTGTGGCCTGAACACAAGTGCCGATAATGACGATGGCAGCCCCGATAAACATGCCCCATCGGCGACCGAGGAAGTCGTTTGCAGGTCCGGTGAAGAAGACGGCGGCGACACTTCCGATGTTGTACATGGCGAAGATGATTCCGGTGCTCTCGTCAACAGTTTCCCTAACGGATTCGCGTCAGTCTTGTCATCAAATGCTTGGTGAGTTTTGTTTTCTGGGGGACTTACTTGTGGAAGTAGTTCAAGTAGGACTTCAATCCGTTCAAACCTCCCATCTTTAAAGGTGCTTCGttagatgatgatgatggtgcTCAGACTCTGGGTTTACTTACCAGGGAACCATCGTAACCGTTGAGAGCTCCATTGAGGTAAGCTGTCGGAATTGTTGTTAGTAGGCCAACACTAATAAGAAACACCAAGGTGCGAACCAATAAAGAGGACGGCGTAGAGTCGGAACATGTGCGGCGTCCAGGGCGAATAGGCGCCAGACTGCGTCTGATGGGCAATGTGGACGGCAGTGTCGATCTCGGCAGCAGCATCGTCACGGCGCTCTTCGGCGTGGCCCTCAACCGTGGGGTCTGTCTTCTCGTCGGACATGGTGGAGGATGGACTGCAGACAAGCAATACAGCTCGGGAGGAGTGGACCAAGAATTCTGGAACAGTGGAACGGTGGAGAGATGGAGGTCTTGGAAGCCTTGGGAGGGTATCATCGATGGAGACGAAAGAATGGAGAGGCGATAACACGGCCGTCTTAAATGTTCTGACTGCAGACTCTCAGGCTTCTCTGCAGCCCATCAAAAGACAAAATCTTCTCCCCGCATTCGGGCCATCATACCATCCAAACGAAGGTCCCAGGAGGCAGAAAATACGAAAGAACCTGGGGTGACATGACGGACCATCAGCCATGAGCCAACACCACGGGCGCGCTTGCAGTTTTCAGTCAACGTTAGCCGGGGTCTGGACAATGTCAATCCGGGGTAACAAACACACAACAACCTTTCGTCCATCCAAGAGATGGAGCCCATGGGGGGAGCAGACGAAAGGGTGGAAATGGCTGGCAGGGTTGCATCAACTTAGACCGGCTTGTATCCGGATGGGTGTGCGGGGCCGGCCCCGACTTCCCCGGACCCAATCAGAACCACACGGGGCTGGGGGAGACTATCCCTCTTGCGTCCTCGTGGTGCGGAGTTGCCAGGAGTTGCCGGGGCTCTTGTAGGACAAGAGTGAAGAGTCTCTCTGGCAAAAGAAGTCGAAGGAACGCCAGGATAGGATGGCCTCGGGGTCGTACTACACCGACACCACCTGACTCGGAGCTACCCCGAAACTGCTCCAGTCTTTCTGCCCCACGCTCCCTCGTCATATGGCGGGACAAACTTGAGTGAGCTTCACGAGAGGGAACGGGTGCTCGCAGTCTGCAGATTATTTCTGGCGTTTCCCTCGGCCTTGCGTCCGACGTGTTACTTCGCGTGGAGAAAGTGAGAACGAATAAATAACGACTCAACCTTGGTAGCTGGCAAACTGATTGTACCCTCTTGCTTCTCTCTCTTCACATTCCTTCTCCCCTCTCTCCTTCCACCCCAAATCCGTGTCTCAGTCTATCGTTACCCCTCATCCAAACCGCCACGATGGCCTCTCAAAGTTTGTCTCTCCAGGCCAAGGAGGGAGTTCACGACTACGAGAACCCCTCCGTCTTCAGGCGCAACACCCTTCCTCCGCGCGCATACTTCATCCCAGAGACGTCCATCCTTCTCAATGGCGTTTGGGACTTCCACATGGCCGGCACTCCCGAGGAGGCGCCTTTGCCAGAAGACAAGGAGGACGAATGGGGCACCATCAACGTCCCTGGCCATTGGCAGCTTCAGGGACACGGCTTTCCGTGGTATACCAACACACAGTTCCCTATCCCAGTGAACCCACCATATGTTCCCAGTGAGAACCCCACGGGCACCTACAGACGAACATTCCACGTCCCTTCCACGTGGGATGAGAAGTCGCAATTGCGCCTCAGATTTGATGGCGTTGACTCCGGATACCACATCTGGGTCAATGGCACGCTCATTGGCTTCGCTCAGGGCTCGCGGAACGCGTCCGAGTTTGACGTCACAAGCATCCTCAAGAGGGATGGACCCAATGAGCTGTTTGTGAGAGTGTACCAGTGGTCCGATGCAACTTACATCGAAGACCAAGATCAATGGTGGCTTTCGGGTGAGTGGTCGCTTCGTTCGTCAACCTGCTTGAATAACCATCTAACGAGCTAATCACAGGTATCTTCCGCGATGTCACTCTCCTCGCCGT is a window encoding:
- a CDS encoding MFS monosaccharide transporter, which produces MSDEKTDPTVEGHAEERRDDAAAEIDTAVHIAHQTQSGAYSPWTPHMFRLYAVLFIAYLNGALNGYDGSLMGGLNGLKSYLNYFHKETVDESTGIIFAMYNIGSVAAVFFTGPANDFLGRRWGMFIGAAIVIIGTCVQATTKTSGQFLAGRFVLGFGVSFCCVSAPTYVSEMAHPAWRGTITGIYNCTWYIGSIIASWVIYGCAYIDGGEGTSAWRLPIWLQMVTSGIVCVGVFFIPESPRWLMANDKHEEAAKVLAKYHGEGSIDHPIVQLQLKEMVSQISTDASDKSWYDYSELWSTHSARRRLICVLGMAFFGQISGNSLSSYYLTVVLKNAGITDEKRVLALNAINPILCFFASLVGARMTDVVGRRPLLIYSIIFCSFCFAIITGTSKLATDDANNVAAANTTIAFIYIFGIVFSFGWTPLQSMYIAETLSTSTRAKGTAVGNFASAIGSTVIQYASGPAFLNIKYYFYIVFIFWDLFEAVIIYFFWPETKDRTLEELEEVFSAPNPVKKSLEPRSAETVLKTMQVGQDEKAAYV